AGCACATGACCACCCGGGCCCGGGAGTCCGCCTTCAGGATCTCCCGCGTGGCCTCGATTCCGTCCATCAGCGGCATGACGATGTCCATGGTTACCAGGTCGGGCCGGAGTTTTCCGTAGAGTTCGACGCACTCCTGCCCGTTGGCAGCCTCCCCGACGACCTCGTATCGGTTGGAGTTCACCAGGATGTCCCGGATCATGGCCCGCATGAACATGGCGTCGTCGACGATCAGGACCCTATGAGGCATGGTCTCTCCCCGGCACGTGAGGATGGATGGCGGAAGCCATGGATCGGGCCAGTTCCCGGGCCACGGCAGGAGGGTTCACCACGTTCACCCATGCGTCCTCCCACGGATACAGCCCCGCCCAGATCCCCTCGGCGCTCTCCTCCCGGAGTCTGAGATCCGAATAGTCCAGGACGGACTGGATGGCGGGAAGTGGGAACCCGATATGATCGTGCGGGGGCGCGAGCCGGAGCAGGAGGCCGTTCTCCGGGGTTTCGGGCGGTTCCCCCATGAGGGGGAAAGTGTCGACCACCGTCACCAGCCGCCCGCTCAAGAAGGCGGTGCCGAGAAGGAGGGGATAGGGCTCGGGGAGGGGCGCGACGGGCGGCATCGGGCGAACGTCGGAGAGGTGGCCCGTGAGCCACCCCGCGTACCGACGGCCGATGCGCGCCACGATGAGTCTCTCCAAATCACCCTCCAGGATCGACCGCCCCGGTGCCGATTATAGCCGAAACCGCTCCACCAGGGATCGGAGGCGGTTGGATTCGTTCAGGAGCGCCTTCGCCTGCTGGTTGATCTCCTCCATGCTGGCGGTGGTCTCCTCGGTGGCCGCCGAGACTTCCTGCGTGCCCGCGGCGTTGTCCGTCGCCACGGCCTGGATCTCCTCCATGGCCGTGTTCAAGGATGCGGCCCCCCGGGCCTGTTCCGCCGCCTCGAGGGTGATGCCCCGGACGGCCTCGCGGGTCTCCGCGGCCTCGGCCGTGATGCGCGCCAGGGACTCGGCGACGGCCCCGGTCCGCCGCTGGGCCAGGAGGGACGTTTCCTGCATCTGCTCCATCCTCCGCACGACGTCCTGGGTCCTGCCCGTGATGTCCTGGGACAGGCGGGCGATCTGGGCGGCCAGGTCCCGCGTGCTTTCCGCCAGGCGCCTCACCTCCTCGGCCACTACCGCGAAACCGCGGCCGGCTTCGCCGGCCCGAGCCGCCTCGATGGCGGCGTTGAGGGCCAGGATGTGGGTCTGGTGGCTCAGGGTGGAGATCCCTTCCACGAGACTCTGGATTTCCATGGAGTGCTGCTGGAAGGTCCGGACCTGGCCCCCCGAGTTCTCCACGTGGACGAGCAGGTCGCCCATGGCGTGGTTGGCCTCTTCCGCCGCGGACGCTCCTTCCGCGGCCCGGCCCGCGGAGGTGACGGCTCTCTCCTCGGCGGCGCGGCTCTTCTCCGCGATGGCCTGGGCCGAGGAGGCCACACGCTGGGTGGCCTCCGCCGCGCGCTCCACCGAGGCCACCTGGGTCTCGGCGCCCTTGGCGATGTTCTGGATGTTCCCCGCCACCTCCGCCGTGGAGGCCGTGACCTCGGTCGTGGAGACGGTGAGATTCTGAACGGCGTCGTACATGAGCGCCGTGCTGTCCTGGACCTGCCGCACGATCTCCCGGAGGTTCGTCACGACGGTCTTGAGGGACCGGGCCAGGAGCCCGACCTCGTCGGAACCCTCGAAGGCGACCTGCTGGGAGAGGTCGCCCTCGGCCAGGCGCTGGCTCACCTCGGCCAGGTCCGTCAGGCGGCGCGTCAAGAACCGCGTCACGACCAGCGCGGAGAAGGCCGCCACGAGAATGCCCGCGAAGATCTTGAGCCACATGCCCTGCCACTGGCCGACGGCCGTCATGGTGTCGAGGAAGATGCCGAAGACCAGCGGAACGAACACGATGATGATGAAGGCCAGACCGATTTTCAGCTTCATTCGGCTCTCCCCGCCCTTTCGTAAATACGGGCCTCCCGGTCCAGAACGGCGAACATACCCGAACAGGCGCGCGCGGGCGCCTCCACCCTACCCAGCACGAGCAGGCCCCCCGGGACGAGGGCCCCGTGGACCTCCCGCAGGAGGCGGGCCTGGGCCTCTTCCGTCAGGTAAATGAACAGGTTCCGCATGACCACCGCGTGAAACCCCCTGCCCGGAAGGCCCTGGGTCAAGTCGGCGCAGACGGCCACGACCCTGCGCCGAAGGGCCGGCGCCACCGAGACCGCGTCTTCCTCCGCCCTAAAATAGCGCGAGAACCTCTCTCTGTTCAACGTTCGGAGGGTCCTGAGAGGATACTCCCCCCGGCTCAGGGTCCGCAGGGAGGCGCGCGAGCGGTCGGCGGCGAGGATCCTGCCTCGAATGCCCCGCTCCTCCATGAGGGCCGCCAGGCTGTACGTCTCTTCGCCCGTGGAACTGGGCGCGCTCAGGAGACGGAGGGTCTCCCATCCGGGGCGCCCAGCCCGGACGGCAAGGAGCGACTGGAGGCGGTCGAAGACCTCGGGATTGCGAAAGAACTCCGTGGTCGGCACCAGGAGCTTGCCGAGGAAGGCTCGGGCTTCGGCGGGGTGGGCGTCGGCGTGGGCGAGGTATGCCTGCAAGGAGGAGATCCCCGTGGCCCGGAGCCTGGGAGCGAGCCGGCGCTCCAGGAAGGAGGCGCGGTACTCCCCGGCCGCCAGGCCCCAGGAGCGTGTGATCCATGCCCTCAAACGGCGCAGGTCCTCGTCCGGGAGGGGGCTCATGGGGACGCATCCCGCGGAAAGGCCGCGAAGCGGGCTCCCCGCAGCCAGGAGGGGTCGTGGGGATCCGTTCCCGTCGGGAGGGCCGCCGCGGGGAGGGGCCCCGAGCCGCCATGACCTTCCGGGGGGCGGCAGGCCCACAGGGCCTCGCTCCAGGTGAGGGCCTCGCCTTCCCGGTGGGTGAGCGCCGCAAGGAGCGTGCGCGCCGGGTCGGGCTCCTCGATGGGAAAGTCCGTTCCGAGGTGGAGGGGGATCCCGGCCCGAAGGAACCGGGCCAGGGCGTAGGCGTCGTCCGAGCGAGAGCCGAGGCGGGCCGGCGCCCAATCCGCGTCCGAGAGCCGGTGGCAGGGCTGAAGAGACGCGCGCAGGCCCAGCCGCGCCATCCGCTGGACGGACCGGGCCGGGGCCACCTGGGCGTGTTCGACCCGCAGAAGGGGGCCCATCCGGGCCGCCTCCGCGGCCGCGAGGACCTGGTCCAGCGCCCGGTCGCCGATGGCGTGGACGGCCGCCTCCATGCCGTCGGCGGCGGTCCTTCGGAGGGCCTCCCCGAGGTCCCCCGTCTCCCAGAGGAGATGGCCCCTCTCCCCCGGAGCATCCGAGTAGTCTTCGAAGAGGGCCGCCCCGCGGCTGCCGAGGGCGCCGTCGGTGAAGAACTTCCGGCCCGCGAGCCGGAACGCCTTGCCCGGTGGCAGGTCCGCGGAGGGAAGGCGGCCGTCCCGGGCCCAGAGGTATCCCACCACCGCGATGGGGAGGCGGCCCGACCGGTCCAGGTCCGAGAGAATCTGTGCGTGTTCGGGCTCCAGCCCCATGTCGGTGGCGCCGCAAAGGCCCAGGGACCGCAGGTGGTTGCAGGCGGAGAGAAAACGCCGTTCGAGAACCTCCCGTCCCGTCTCCCGGGCGGCTTCCTCCACCGGTTCCATGGCCCGGTCCAGGAGGATCCCCGTGAGGCGGCCTTCCCGGCGAAGGAACCTTCCACCTGCAGGATCCTCCGCGTCCTCGGAGATCCCGGCCCTCCGCAGGGCCTCCGTGCTCGCCCACCCGGCGTGGCCGTCGACCCGGTTCGCGAGGACCGGAACGCCGGGCAGGCGACGGTCCAGGAGGTCCCGGTCCGGGAACTCGCCGCCCCAGAGATTCTGGTCCCAGCCGAAGCCCCGGACCCACGAGCCGGGGGCGATTTCCGCCGCGGCCGACGCCAGCCGCTCCACGGCCTCCAAGGCGGAGGCGCTGCCGCGCAGGTCGGTCTGCTCCAGGAGGGATCCCAGCCATAAAAGATGCCCGTGGTGGTCCCACAGCGGGGGGAAGACCGCGGTGTCGCCGTGCAAACCCGCCACCTCCAGTGCGCCGCGAAGGGCCGGGTCGACGGTGCGCGATTGCCAGCGTCCCGCGGCTGGATCGAAAGTCCACGCAGTATTCATAGGCCCATTATATGGGTTTGAGCCCACGCCTGTCCAAAACGAACGGCGGGGGTTCCCGTTTCACAGAGGCGAACCCAAAGCGTCGCCCTTCGGGCCCGTCAGCCCTCGAAAACGAGCCTGTATCCCACGCCGGGTTCGGTGCGCAGGTATCGGGGATTGGCGGGGGTGGCTTCGATCTTGCGGCGAAGCTGGGCCATGTAGACCCGGAGGTAATGGGCCTGGAAGTCGTATTCCGGCCCCCATCCGGCATTCAGGAGCTGACGGTGGGTAAGGACTTTTCCCGCATGCTTCGCCAGGGTGACGAGGAGCCGGAACTCGATGGGCGTGAGATGGACTTCCCGGCCCGCCACGGTGACGACCCTCGCTCCAAGGTCGATGCGCAGATCTCCCGTCGTGAAGACCGGCTCCTGTGGTCCGCTCGCGCGTAAAGCGTGCCGGAGGGCCACCCGAAGGCGCGCCAGGAGTTCGGGGGCCCCGAAGGGTTTGGTCAGATAATCGTCGGCCCCCGCGTCCAGCGCCTCCACCTTGGCCCGTTCCGATTCGCGTGCGGTGAGGACCAGGATGGGAACGGCCGTCCACTCCCGAAGGTCCCGGATGACCTCCATGCCGTCCCGGTCGGGAAGTCCGAGATCGAGGACCACGACGTCCGGACGTTCCGCCGCGGCCTTTTTCAGCCCGTCCTCCGCGCAGGCGGCCTCCACCACTCGAAACCCGCTGCTTGACAGGGTGACGCGGAGGAACCGCCTTATCCCGGGCTCATCTTCGATCAGAAGGACGAGAGGGAGGGCCGGGCTCATGGGGGGGCTCCCGGATGCCCGAGAAGGAGTTCCGGCGGCCCCGCCACGGGAAGGGTGACGACGAAAGCCGCACCGCCTCCGGGCCGGTTGATGCCCCGGATCGTTCCCCCGTGCGCCTCGGCCACAGCCCGGCAGATGGCGAGGCCGAGCCCCGCGCCCTCCGCGTGCCCGGAGGCCCGGAAGAACTTCTCGAAAACGTGAGACTCCTCGCCCGTGGGAAGCCCCGGTCCCCGGTCCGCCACGGTGACGGTCACCCATCCTTCCGAGGCTGTCGCCCGGATTTCCACCGGACCGCTCGGGGCGTGCCGAACCACGTTTTCAAGGAGGTTGATGAAAAGGTGCTCCACGAGCCGGGCGTCGATGGAAACCATGGGCAGAGATTCAGGGAGATCCAGCTTGATCTCCCTTCCCTCCAGACGGGTCCTGACCCGGTCCAGCGCGGCCCCGACCACTTCCTCCACGGGCTGAGGTTCCCGGTTCAGCGACATGGATCCAGCTTGGAGGCGTGTCATGTCCAGCAGATTGGCGACGAAGCGGCTGAGGCGGAGGGACTCGTCATAGACCGACTGGGCCAGCTCCCGGACCTCTTCTGGATCCAGGTTCCCGTCGGCGATGGAACTGGAGGCTCCGACGATGGAGGCCAGCGGGGTCCGGAAGTCGTGGGAGAGCGAGCTGAGCAGGTCGCTGCGAAGGCGCTCCGACTCTGCGTCCATTTGGGACTTCCGGGCCCGTTCCGCCAGAAGGGCCCTCTCGAGCGAGAGGGCCGCCTGATTCGCGGCGGCTTCGAGACGGTGACGGATTTCTGTGGGTTCCTCGCCCCGGTCCTGGGGCAATCTGGCTGCCAAGACACCCAACACCTCGCCGGAGGCCTTCAGCGGGAGGTAAAGCGCCTCGCTTCCCGGAAGGGTGTCGGTGTCCTGTCCGGCGGGGAGCCCTCGCTGGAGGACCCATTTCGCTACCGCCAGCTCGCTGGCCCGATAGGCGAAGGACGCCTCGTCGGAAGAGACGGTCTCGAGCGGAGGGTCGGATCCCGGCAGGAAGACGGCGGAGGGAAGGCCATAGCGGTCCGAGAGGTGCCGGACGGCGACTTCGGCCACGGCCCTGGCGTCTCTCGCCCGGGCCAGGTCTATCGTGAGTTCGGCCATGGCCTCCGATCGCTGTTGGGCCTCCCGTGCCCTCCTCGCCTCACGGCGGACCCTGGCGGCCAGGTTGCTGGTAAGAAGGGCCACCACGAGCATGACTGCGAAGGTGATGAGGTACTGCGAATCGCTCACACGGAACGTCAGGTGGGGAGGGACGAAGACAAAGTCGAAAAGGGCCACGCTCAGTACGGAGGCCAGGACGGAAGGACCCACCCCAAGCCTCGTGGCCACGAGGATTACGCCGAGCAGGAAGACCATGGCGAGGTTCGTGGGTTCCACAAACGGGGAGAGGAGGCCCGAGGCGACGGCGGAGAGGGCAACCACGGCGGATGCCTTGAGGTAGGGTCTCCAGGTCTGCCGCTCGGGACGCCGGAAACGACGTAGCCTTTCCAGCCGCTCGTGGGCCGTTCCTCCCATGATGTAGACGTCCATGCCCTCGCTCCCCCGGATGAGGTCGTCCACGAGCCTGTCGCGGGAGAACCTCCACCAGCCGGCGCGCGGAGGTTTTCCCAGAAGGATCTTGGTGACGTTTCTGGACCGGGCGAAGGACAGGATCTCCTCGACCGTATTCTCAGCCGGAAGGGTAACGGCCTTTCCGCCGAGCTGCTCTACCAGCCTGAGGGTTCGCTGGAGCTGCTCCCGGTCCGCCGGGAGCATCCGGTCGTGGGAAGGGGTTTCCACGTAAAGGCCGATCCAATCCGCCCGGAGGCGCGCCGCCAGGGACCGGGCCGATCTCACCAGATGCTGACCGTAGGGGCTCGCCCCCAGGCAGACCAGGATCCGCTCTTTGGCCGGCCAGGGCTCGCTGACGGCGTGGTCCTTGCGGTAGCGCTCCATCTGCACGTCCACCCGGTCCGCCGTCTTTCGGAGGGCCATCTCCCTCAGGGCGATGAGGTTGCCCGGCCGGAAGAAATTCTCCAGGGCCCGTTCCGCCAAATGGGGAAAGTAGACCTTCCCCTCCTTCAGGCGGAGGATCAGATCGTCCGCCGTAAGGTCCACGAGTTCGACTTCGTCGGCCTCCTCGAACGCGGTATCGGGAACGCGCTCCGAGATGGAGACTCCCGTGACCTGGGCCACGACCCCGTGAAGACTCTCGAGGTGCTGAACATTCAGCGTCGTGTAGACGCCGATACCGGCGGAAAGCAGTTCCCGGGCGTCCTGCCACCTCTTCGCGTGGCGAGATCCGGGGGCGTTGGTGTGGGCCAGCTCGTCCAACAGGATCAGCGCCGGCCTTCGGTCCAGGGCGGCTTCCAGGTCGAACTCCTCCAGTTCACGGCCCTTGTAGCTGAGGACCCTTGGGGGGAGCCGCTCGAGTCCCTCGAGAAGGGCCTCCGTTTCTCTGCGCCCGTGGGTTTCTACCCACCCCGCGACCACATCTACGCCTTCGGACCGCCGGGCCCGGGCCGCTTCCAGCATGGCGTAGGTCTTACCCACTCCCGGGGCGTACCCGAAGAAGATCTTCAGGCGCCCGCAGCGGGAGCGGACCTCGTCGGACTGGATCCGTTCCAGGAGTTCGTCCGGGTCGGGCCGGTCGTTCATGCTCCCTCCGCGTTTCCGGCGATCACGGCTCCATTATGCCACGTGGGGGCGGAGCCCCTCCGGGATATCGCTCGTCCAGGGCCAGGTTCAACTCCATCACGTTCACCCGGGGCTCCCCCAAAATGCCCCAGGTCCGACCCTCCATGTGCGCCTCCACCAGCGCGCGGAGCGCTTCCTCGGATGCTCCCCGGGCCTTCGCCACCCGGCGGACCTGGTAGAAGGCGGCGTCGGGGCTGATGTGAGGATCGAGCCCGCTCGCCGACGCCGTGACCAGGTCCACGGGGACCGGCGAGGCGTTCTCCGGGTCGGCCGACCGAAGGGTATGGAGTCGCCTTTCTACGGCTTCCAGGAGGGCGGGGTTCGCCGGTCCGAGGTTCGAACCCGTCGAGAGGGAGGGATTGCACGGAAAGGGCCGGGTCGCCGAGCCGCGTCCCCAGAAGTGCGCGGGGTCCGAAAAATCCTGTCCGAGCAGGGCCGAACCGACCGCGCGGCCCCCGCGGAAGACGAGGCTCCCCGAAGCCCTGCCAGGGCAGAATAGGGCCGCCAGGCCCGTTACAGCCAGGGGGTAGGCCACTCCCGTGAGGAGGGTCAGAACTCCGACGGTCAGCACCGCAGACAACACATTCCGGTTCATTCGCCGCCTCACGCCAGGTGGAGGGCCGCGAGGGCCATGTCGATGAGCTTGATGCAGGGAAAGGGAAGGACCAAACCGCCTACTCCGTATCGGAGGAGGTTGCGCGCAAGGAGTGCTTTGGCGGTGGACGGCCGGTAGGGCACCCCCCTCAAGGACAGGGGGATGAGAGCCACGATGATCAGGGCGTTGAAGATCACCGCCGAGAGCACGGCGCTCCGGGGGGTGGCCAGGTGCATGATGTTCAGGACGGAAAGCCCTGGATACGTCGCGGCGAAGGCCGCGGGAAGGATGGCGAAGTACTTCGCGAGGTCGTTCGCGATGGAGAAGGTGGTGAGCGCCCCGCGGGTCATCAAGAGTTGCTTGCCGATGGACACGATTTCCAGGAGCTTGGTAGGGTTTGAATCCAGGTCCACCATGTTTCCCGCCTCCTTGGCGGCCTGGGTTCCCGAGTTCATGGCCACGGCCACGTCCGCCTGGGCCAGCGCCGGGGCGTCGTTCGTACCGTCTCCGGTCATGGCCACCATGTGGCCCTTGGATTGGAGATCCCGGATGAGGGAGAGCTTGGTCTCCGGCGTCGCTTCGGGGAGGAAGTCGTCCACTCCGGCCTCGGCGGCGATGGCGGCCGCGGTCAGAGGATTGTCCCCCGTGATCATCACCGTGTGGATTCCGATGCGCCGGAACTCCATGAATCGCTCCCGGATCCCGCCCTTGACGATGTCCTTCAGCTGAACGACGCCCAGCACCGTCGGCCCGTCCGAGACCACGAGGGGAGTTCCGCCTTCCCGGGCCACACGATCCACGGCTCTCCGCACATCCTCTGGCATCGCCCCGCCCAGCGCCACCACGTGGGATTCCACGGCGTCCGCCGCCCCCTTGCGGATCTGCCTTCCGTCCAGGTCGACCCCGCTCATGCGGGTGTGGGCGCTGAAGGGGATGAAAGTGGCGCCCAGGGCGCGCAGGTCTCTTCCACGCAGGCCGAACCGCTCCTTCGCCAACACGACGATGCTTCGGCCTTCGGGGGTCTCGTCGGCGAGGGAGGCGAGTTGGGCCGCGTCGGCCAGGGCCGCCACGGAAACACCGGCGGCGGGGACGAGGTCCACGGCCTCCCGGTTCCCGAGGGTGATCGTGCCGGTCTTGTCAAGGAGCAGGACGTCCACGTCCCCGGCGGCCTCGACGGATCTTCCCGAAAGGGCGATCACGTTGGCTTGGATGAGTCGGTCCATTCCGGCGATGCCGATGGCCGAGAGAAGTCCGCCGATGGTCGTCGGGAGGAGGCACACGAGGAGGGCGAGAAGGGTGGCCAACGGGACCGCCGCTCCGGCCCCGGCCGAGTGCGCGGCGTACAGGGAAAAGGGAAGGAGCGTGACGGTGACCAGCAGGAAGATGATGCTCATGGCGGCCAGGAGAATGTCCAGGGCAATCTCCGTGGGTGTCTTCTGACGCCGGGCTCCCTCCACGAGGGAGATCATCCTGTCCAGAAACGTCTGCCCGGGGTCCGCCGTGACCCGGACGACGAGCCAGTCCGAAAGGACTAGGGTTCCGCCCGTCACCGCGTCCCGGTCGCCACCGGCCTCGCGGATGACGGGAGCGCTCTCGCCGGTGATGACCGCCTCGTTCACGGAGGCGACTCCCTCGACGACCTGGCCGTCGCAGGGGATCTCGTCTCCCGCCTCAACCAGAAAAGCCTCGCCCTTCTTGAGTTTGGAGGACGTGGTGAGCGTGTACGGGGATCCTTTTCGCGCATCGGCCAGGACCTTTGCAGGGACCTGGCGTCGCGATCTTCTGAGGGCGGCCGCTCGGGCCTTTCCCCGCCCTTCCGCCAGGCCTTCCGCGAAATTGGCGAAGAGGACGGTGAACCAAAGGCCCAGGGCCACGGCCAGAACGTAGGACAGGGTGGCTTCCCCGGGTTCCCTCACAGCCTGCACCACCAGCAGTGTGGCGAAGGCGGCCCCCGCTTCCACCACGAACATCACCGGGTTCCTTGCCATTCGGCCCGGAGACAGCTTCAGGAGCGAGTCGAGCAGCGCCCGCCGGAGGAGGGGGGGATCGAACAGGGGAGCTTGACGTCGGGAGTGGCTCATCGGCGTCCTTTCTCTCTCGCGATCACTTGAAGTGGGTCACGTATTCCGCAATGGGCCCCAAGGCCAAAGCCGGAAAGAACGTGAGCCCGCCCACGATGACCACGACGGCGAGAAGCCAAGCGATGAACAGCGGTGAATCCGTGGGAAGGGTCCCCGGGCCTGCGGGCGTGACCTTCTTGCGTGCCAGGGAGCCCGCGAGGGCGAGCACCGGGATCATGACGAGGAATCGACCCGCAAGCATGGCCAGAGCGAGGGCCAGGTTGTAGAAGGGGGTGTCCCCGTTCAGGCCCGCGAAGGCGCTGCCGTTGTTGTTTCCGCAGGAGGAGAAGGCGTACAGGATCTCGCTGAAGCCATGGATGCCCGGATTCGATGGACCCGCCGCCCCGGCCTCGGTGACGCTCGCCACGGCCGTCCCGATGAGCACAACGAGCGGCATGGCCAGGATTCCCAAAGAGGCCATCTTCATGTCGTACGGTTCGATCTTCTTGCCCAGGTACTCTGGGGAACGCCCGACCAGGAGGCCCGCGGCGAAGACGGCTACCACGATGTAGAGAAGCATGCCGTAAAGCCCTGAACCCACTCCCCCCAGAGCCACCTCGCCCAGTTGCATGAGGAACAGGGGAGCGAGGCCTCCAAGCGGCGTGAACGAATCGTGCATGGAATTCACGGCGCCGCACGAAGTGGCCGTGGTGAGGGAGGCCCACGCGGCCGATCCGGATGCTCCGAAGCGGACCTCCTTCCCCTCCATGTTCTCGCCCGGCAAGATGGGGACGGCGCCCGCCTCTGCCCCGAGCCGCATCAGGAGGGGATTCCCAGACTGCTCCTGGTGAACACAGAAGAGCATGGGGAGGACGAGGAGGACGAGCATGGCGGTCAAGACGGCCCATCCCTGGCGTCGATCGCCAACCTGGATCCCGAAGGTCAGGCAGAGTCCCGCCCCGAGGATCCCCATGGCCAGCATCTGCAGGAAGTTGGAGAGCGGCGTAGGGTTCTCGAAGGGGTGGGCCGCATTGGCGTTGAAGAACCCCCCGCCGTTGGTTCCGAGGTTCTTGATGGCGACCTGGGAAGCCACGGGCCCGAGTGGGACCACCTTCCCGATCTCCGGGGATTGGGACCCCGGCTCCGATCCGGGGGGATGCGGGTCAACCGGGTTGTTCGCCCCGCTCGTCGGCACCGCGGCCTCGAGCGGAGTGAGGACGACGGATCCGCGGAGGGTCTGCACGACGCCCTGAGAAACCAGCGCCGGCGCCAGGACGAGGGACAGCGGGAGGAGGACATAGAGCACGGTTCTCACGACGTCGACCCAGAAATTGCCGATGGTGTCCGAGTGCCGCCTCGCGATGCCGCGGACGAGCGCCGCCAAGACCGCCATTCCGGAAGCGGCCGAAAGAAAATTCTGGGCCGTCAAACCGGCCATCTGGGATAGGTGGCTCAGCGTGCGCTCTCCGGCGTAGTTCTGCCAGTTCGTGTTCGTAACGAAACTCACGGCCGTGTTGAAGGCCAGTTGCGGGGGAACGGGTCCCAGGTGGAGCGGGTTCAGGGGAAGCCAGGCCTGAGCCCTTTGGAGCCCGTAGAGCGCCAGCAAGCCCACGAGGTGGAGGAGGAGCATGCTTTTCGTATAGTCTTTCCATCCCATTTCGCTCCTGGCGTCGATTTGGCAGACCCTGTAGAGGAGTCGCTCCA
This is a stretch of genomic DNA from Acidobacteriota bacterium. It encodes these proteins:
- the kdpA gene encoding potassium-transporting ATPase subunit KdpA: MTSSGLLQIALLIGLLVALAKPFGAYMARVFEGGRPGPGGLFGPVERLLYRVCQIDARSEMGWKDYTKSMLLLHLVGLLALYGLQRAQAWLPLNPLHLGPVPPQLAFNTAVSFVTNTNWQNYAGERTLSHLSQMAGLTAQNFLSAASGMAVLAALVRGIARRHSDTIGNFWVDVVRTVLYVLLPLSLVLAPALVSQGVVQTLRGSVVLTPLEAAVPTSGANNPVDPHPPGSEPGSQSPEIGKVVPLGPVASQVAIKNLGTNGGGFFNANAAHPFENPTPLSNFLQMLAMGILGAGLCLTFGIQVGDRRQGWAVLTAMLVLLVLPMLFCVHQEQSGNPLLMRLGAEAGAVPILPGENMEGKEVRFGASGSAAWASLTTATSCGAVNSMHDSFTPLGGLAPLFLMQLGEVALGGVGSGLYGMLLYIVVAVFAAGLLVGRSPEYLGKKIEPYDMKMASLGILAMPLVVLIGTAVASVTEAGAAGPSNPGIHGFSEILYAFSSCGNNNGSAFAGLNGDTPFYNLALALAMLAGRFLVMIPVLALAGSLARKKVTPAGPGTLPTDSPLFIAWLLAVVVIVGGLTFFPALALGPIAEYVTHFK